TTCAACATTGTCGTTACGCctgtatcaaaaataaaatcaattagatcgactaatattgtttatgatatGAACATTCCAGCGGACGTATTCACTATTTAGCAGCAGGCATAAAAATTACTTTGCCATTTTCAGGTACTAGTCActattaacttattaaaatagcgcagagtaatattttaattaattaaggcGGTATAACTTTTTGCGTAGCAGCAtttgcttaataaaaaatataaagtcagTCTATTTGCGTAATATTTATTGGCTTgctgtttaattatttgtaagggcatatttatataatctggctaaaataaaattcgatcTAAAAAAACATGCTTAGATTTCGCTGGATGTTCATATCTTGAATATAGTATAGAACTATTggttattaattatgataagtGCTTATGAAGTAAAGCTCTgtgaaatattactataaaaattaaaaaagttctaCAAGTAAGTACTCATTATCTACTTGTTAAaaagcataatatttttatttatcatgcaAATTGTAATTCCAAAAGTTTTTACTCAGaatctaatttttattactcACATAGTATTGTACCGCAGTTTTCTTTAGTACATGACAAAGCAACTTTATCCTCGATCGTCAAagttggaaataataataatatactttgacgaagaatatcttatattatatatgtgctTTGTTTGTCGTATGTTTGTTATAtgcaattgaaataatttaatttacctatCATAACTCTAGCAGGCACTGCATTCCATTCCAGccaaaaagtaataaaagaCGAAGTCACCAAAATGATCCCCGGAATGAAAACGGTAGTGAAGTAAAATGATCTATCTCGTGTGAAGATGAGATCCACTTTCAGGCAGCTGTAATTACCTAAAAATGTTAAgcaaatatctaaaaataaataataataaaagaagcaGATGTAGACGCTAATTCGTCGGCTTTACAATAGAACAGTTCTACATTGCCAACGGGAAAGCGAAAGTACCCTGCGAGAGGTAGAGTTAGCGTGTTATGTAACAGCCGCAGCCATAACTACGAAGAGAGAAGATGCAAGATGCAAGACCGAGAACATTCCATTCGCCAGCCAATTTTACCTATCATGGAACGGGCTGGAACCGCGTTCCATTCCAGCCAAAATGTGATGAAGGAAGAGGTCACCAGAATAATTCCAGGGATAAATACTGTGGTAAAGTAGAATGCTCGGTCTCTCGTAAAAATAAGGTCCACCTTTAGACAGCTGTAGTTACCTGTGAAGTTAATATTATACGTAACGATTGAACGTCATACAACACGTGCTTGCTCGGAATCGTGTTCAGTGTTGTATTCGGTTGTACAATGGAATAAACGGTTAGGGTAATTTTCGGATGTATTCCAAGTAACTCTATTCAGTGGCCTTGtagattatttacaataactataattaaagtaacttCTAATCTACTACGATCCCGTATGCAGGAGTAATGCGTGTTGTGTATCAGAGTGTACGAGCGTAGTGTAACAACATTTTAAACAGCAGAATTGACTAAAATCTATCACGTGCATTCAAACAGTTACGTGCACAAAAGTAAcacaaattataagtaaatgtttGATGACAGTGAATGATGGAAGTACTGGTTAAGAAGTTCTCTTAGCGTTTTTCACTTGTCTATCACACAACAACGCAATTACTCACACATAAGCGGAGAATACGGTATAAATACGTCAACACCGGACAGGACTGTCAGTCATCCAGTTCAACTCAAGAGGTAGGTACCTTGCTCCTCAAAGCGTCTCTGGCAAAGATTACATGTCAGCTCTTCATCGTCCTCGTAAAGGGAAATACCATCAGCTGCTTGCAAAGACGTGAATAAATTCTTACATTCTACATAGAcacttctttaatatttatcatgaaaatattgtaacaaataaaagcTGGTATATTGAGATTGTACAAGTAATGCAAAATGTGTGTATTGAACCAATAAAAAATGAACATGCCACAACTAAGTTAACTACACTTAAATTATCTACTAAATAGTATCCTTATCTGATTATTATCATCTAACATTACAATAAGAAGCTATCGTATATATAACACatgtattataaagtaattttgtatCTTGACATAGCACGAAAAACTTAAAGGTATGTTTCAGTAAACCAAGACCAAGCTGAAAAGAGTTAAtcagaatttgttttatttaattacaggaTTGTGCTCGTAACAAAAGAATGTATGTCGGGAATACTAAACTACATAATTTGGGCGCGACCGGTTTGCTGCAAATATACAGGGAGTCCCGAAACTaggtatgtaattaaatataaagacaatttattaataaggaaatAAGGGTAATTTAAGGGTAGAAATTAAACACAGATCTCGTATAGATGGACTTTCGTCCCTaagttaaactaaataattCCTTTGCTGTCTGGAAGCTAAGTAAACAAACATATCAATCAGTTAATAaagacaataattaatttctcaCAAAAAAGTAgattaaatcattatattcaCATCATCACACAACATttaaccaaatttaaaaaatatctaagattaTCTTAGAAACAAATATTGAAATCCTGTATCCTTTTTCCAATTCATGGCTTAAGATCGAATTAAATTTGTGTACCCGTGTTCATCGACACCCTGTATATGTTAGATTTATTGGTCAGTAATGTCATAATAAGCAATATTAAGGTGCTGAACGAGAATTATCCGTTACCTCTCCAGCTAGCTTTGATGGGACAAGGAATGGTTTGATTCTGGATGAGGTACGCATTCAGGGTCGTCAGTGATGGCGACTTTCTTAGCGTGTCTTCGTCGTTCTTCCATACATAGGTAATAGCTGATTGCTCATAagatactgaaataaaaaaaaatatatatttactatttgcaACAGGCAAATAGAAGGATTTGCTTGACAAATTGAATTCTCTGTTTACAtgttctaataaattattttctatccTAATAACCACAATCTAAAACTCAAAATGACACATTTAACTATCAAGCAATAAATAAGATAGAAGTTTCAATGTACTAAACGATACCATACAATCTAGGTACAATTACTTAGCAATAAAttgctatattaaatttatttttacaattataattagcaCAGACACCCTCGCTTATTAGCGAGGTTCtcgtttacaatatttttacagagtATATAATGCATGCCATCTGATTTATTCTTTCGTTTGATTCTTGGTGATTTGATATTGTATTGCAGTGACGCTTGTGTTTCTTAAACACCGTCATTTGTCATCATCGGAGTTTACATGGATTGATGTTTATATGCTTACGGTGGCCGTAAGTAGAGACGTGCGTTTATTAAAGAACCAGCTACTCTTGAAACAACGGAAAACCGGATTGTAAATAACCATTGACTTAGTAATCGGTTGTGGTGGTCTCTTATTGGTGGCATCGTATTCGTTCATTAGTCGAATCATTCGAATAATTATGCAGGAATTGGGATACCGATAAGTTTTATGTTATCGCAAactgtaacaattttaaattaatttgcctTGTTTGGTAccacttttataaattactgtAAAAGTATGTTTACCTATAGGTTTTCTTTTGGACATGTCAGAAGTAAATGGTTATATTCGTTTATGATtgctcaaaataataattattatttcgtgtaagacatttaaaattaatatctgatgaaaaatttagaaaatacaaactagacaaataaatataaaacaatcttTTGAAatctgtaatttataatttatccgaATAGTTCGATTACGCGTCCTGCGATAAGGTCCCAAATTCATAATGTACTTCTTATGACCATTATTTTCGCTAAATTGACGTTAACTTAATTCAATtctgtacatataatttttttttgagcaAATTATTGCCAAGTAATGAACTATTAATTGCATTGCTCTATAAGTTAACATAACATTACTCACTACTCTCTAATGCAAATGAACACAAAGGGTCATCAAAAGGGAAGATGTTGAGCCGCCCCTGGCAGGACAGTATGAGATGACGCCGCATTAAGTAGTTGATTGTGCCATTCCGGTATATGCGCAACGCAAAATGCATAGGTATTATTGGATCCTGAAATATTAcagtaaaattatatgatgtaCGCTATAAAAGACGTAAAGATACTATCTTTGATAATTATGcgaatttttgttttcttaggAATTAAcgattacgttttttttaatgagaaaaataatattaacaaaacatttttcaagGCTAACAACTAACAGCGTTTTCAATCATTAAATGCATCTCTATCTCATCTATTAGAGTAACTAATGtcgttctattttaatttaataaacgacAGACGATAAGGTTAAGTAATATTGGAACTTACTTTAAAATCCCCATGCATTATGAAGTATGTGTCAGGCAACCAGATGTCCTCGTGATGATGGATGGCATTTAGGAAGTCGTAATGCGACTGATTAGAATATCGCAATCGAGGGTCATACCACTGCTGCTGCAGAAGAAACTCCACCTCATATTTCTGAAaagatcaaattatataattaaataaggtaaaaataaattaaaaagcaagataattatagtttatatattcatatataaacatgatagattattaaaaaaataacttacaagaCTAGATTCATCTGGAGATGCTAAACTAAGAAGTAGCACGCTAACATTTACGGTGAGGACACCTGGAAATCAAATACGGACAATGTTTGTGATCAATTATggattattcttaaattatactTCTTTATCAATCCAGTTTCCTTATGATAGAGAAGAAGAGCAACATAAAAGGCTATTTATAGAGAATAGCAGATAGAACTACACGTACATACACTGTTTGACTTTATACAAGCAGACATTTATCTCGAAAAGAAAAACGCATGCTTGGATtctaaaggaaaacatcaaaGTGcttggttaataaataaaaaagttttttttcttcgcGGTAATgtatgcaaaatataatttatttttactgaagGAACGTCGCATTAACATTAAACTTTCAATTGTTCCATTTTAAACATTAGcatgatttgtgttttatgtttgtgaaaagagaaacaaaaataaaaatcaataaaaatattacgttgatagtgttttagaatttatagttaagaatataatattgagtACATTATAAGAGATTAGTTTGTATTTCGAATGACCTTTTtccatgtttaataaataacttataaatctacatattaatattaatacccACTTAGTCTAATGATGTAatcatgatttaaaataaaacttataattaaattttgcaaatGTGTGTttgaatcaaaattaataattattttttaatgttataaaagtaATGAATCAGCTTTGCATTGGTTGTTTCTGTGTGTGTGAAAAGAAGTGAATTATAAGCAAACTACAATTGCATAcaattaaactgaaataaataattttatttaataaaaataaaatctacatcTCGATTACGCCTTAGGATATTTATCTTcttttcaaaagtgtttttttattaaaaggagAAATATAACGCAAGGTAAAATCGAGTTTTAAATGTTGTctgaaaaatcattattaaatggaTACTGTACGAGATTCCAGGTTTTACTAGTTTTGACGAAATAAGAAGTAATAAACTCACCAAATCACTTAGTTATGATTGCCAATACCAAATCAAGCCAAACTGATTCACTAAAATGCTAGAATTggaaatataaatgcaaatatttgcATCTCTGCCAAAAAACCAATTCTTCCGAGGCATTACAGAGCCTGTATTTATACCAAAAACAATTTCAGCATtagatttgttaaaaaaaaatgtattaaattatttattttatacctcaATATAAATGAACCTAATAAAACTTGGCCTCTCGCTTGTTAACCACTTGTCATTTAGTTTGGGACATATAACAACTGtacaatgtaacaaaataaacctTGTGCGGAGATTATTGCGGTGAtacacaataaactaaaaacaaaattaataggGAAAGACATTTCTCTTTTCAAAAACATAGACACAACGAACCGCGGTTGTGTGATCGAGGCCGAAGCGAGGGTAGCCCAATATTATTTTGGTCAACAGTGTCGTTCGGTGAGGTAAGACCACAACAAAAATCTGGATCTGTAAGTTAATACAGCCTTGTAGctgaaattataattcaattctttcgaagagtaaataaaaaaagattattcaataaaaatactattcaatCTTAGAGTAATAAGTTGTATTTAATCTTCgcactattttttttacagaaacacTCAAACTCACAtccttgtttaaatttaaaacgatccCAATTATGATGATCGCTTTTACtttcgaaaaaaaatgtattgcgaTTGAGAGTGTGAACGACGATATGCTGGCTGAAATCCAcacatatgaatatatttagtttaattaccATCTACTGGTGGAAGCAGTCTTTTGTCATAGCGGGAGTTTTTTAGTAGATTGTCCAGAATCTCTTTGTCCGACTTGCCCGCTGCAAagctgaaataattaataaatatgttttacataataatgaGGATcccatttataacataattatatgatatataatagaaacaataaaatattttcttaagatTCTAAACCTATAAGAATATCCAATAATAAACACATCACTCACATAAACATATCTTGTAGACAAGAATATAGTCGCCTTGAATATAGTATTGATTTTAGATTAGTATCTATCTAATCGTTTATTAGCAAACCGAATTGCTATCCTTAAGCTCAGCAGATTTACTTTACAAAGgcagtgtaaattattttcacaacTGGTTATTTCTATTTAAGATTACTTGAATCCGCGGTTTCTTCCTCGAGGAATTCAGCTTGTACGAAAATCCGTtgccatattatatattttaaagtttaggtcattgtttaataataatgcatattatagataaaaaatataaatgtttaggaAGCAGCGTGAGTGTAATTTGGAGACTGTTGGAGAGCAATGCCGAAGTTATGAATGGCACTGGGCCGTGTGTCGTTACTATTCCGTGGCCCATGTACTGAATTGCTGATATGTTTCATTATGAGCTGATATAAAGAatccaaataattttattggtcTAAATTGTATCTCtcaattataaattgtactataataatacaaatatatgagatattattcaaaaatcagATTTGTCATTGTTAATTGGTAAgttgttaagaaataaaatttgtataaggTAAGTAATATACCACATCTAAAATTAGTGcaagattgtttttaaaaatattaaaaattataataaatatgtgaaATTGTACATGGCATGACGTATGTAACAGAAgtatattactttacttttataaagtgggcacctaaattattttacaaaaggtatgttttttaaataagtaaatagcgGTTGACCGAAAAAtttaatgtcataaaataattttgattatttctctTACTATTTTGGTGCAAATGGTGCCGAACATCATTAGATgacactataaaataattatcaacttactaatttatactatcgtatttactttttttaattattattctataaatgtaTTTCCTAGGTATCCGACATGTGGTCTATCGACTAAAGGATTGCTTCTGTTTCGGCCAATGCGCCATTAAGTAATAAGTTTCGCCGACATCTTAAGAGACCACTTGGCTTTAAAAGAACGGATACAGGTGTCAGTGTTGCTTAAGAAGGTACTGTAGTAAGAGGACTGACTGCTGTTGCTTTAGTGTTACTGTGCTATCagaaaaaggttattttttataaatgtttttttttctaaattgtaaattttattaataattaatagaacgAAAAgaggtaaaaataatataagaataaatttgcTTGTTAAGTTGGATCCAAAGAGCGTAGcacaaattttaaacaataattgagGTCACAAGAACAAGATTTTACCACTAAGATGGTATCAGTAAAAAACTTTTTGCAATAGAACGTTTACTCAATATATGTGTGCTGTTCAAGCACTTTAGCGATTTTTTACAATCTCGCTTG
This DNA window, taken from Vanessa tameamea isolate UH-Manoa-2023 chromosome 7, ilVanTame1 primary haplotype, whole genome shotgun sequence, encodes the following:
- the Phcl-1 gene encoding glycine receptor subunit alpha-3 isoform X6, translated to MGWSCVVARAVAFLLMLSRASALTSDIFAAGKSDKEILDNLLKNSRYDKRLLPPVDDPDFCCGLTSPNDTVDQNNIGLPSLRPRSHNRGVLTVNVSVLLLSLASPDESSLKYEVEFLLQQQWYDPRLRYSNQSHYDFLNAIHHHEDIWLPDTYFIMHGDFKDPIIPMHFALRIYRNGTINYLMRRHLILSCQGRLNIFPFDDPLCSFALESISYEQSAITYVWKNDEDTLRKSPSLTTLNAYLIQNQTIPCPIKASWRADGISLYEDDEELTCNLCQRRFEEQGNYSCLKVDLIFTRDRAFYFTTVFIPGIILVTSSFITFWLEWNAVPARSMIGNYSCLKVDLIFTRDRSFYFTTVFIPGIILVTSSFITFWLEWNAVPARVMIGVTTMLNFFTTSNGFRSTLPVVSNLTAMNVWDGVCMCFIYASLLEFVCVNYVGRKRPLHNVVYRPGENPVTQRLPAVLSRIGIILASPLGDKKRESTGAADLVTCTACTGAPGSCTHTTNNGGVSEVRKKEPPHPIRVAKTIDVIARITFPTAYAVFLIFFFIHYKAFS
- the Phcl-1 gene encoding glutamate-gated chloride channel isoform X15, translated to MGWSCVVARAVAFLLMLSRASALTSDIFAAGKSDKEILDNLLKNSRYDKRLLPPVDDPDFCCGLTSPNDTVDQNNIGLPSLRPRSHNRGVLTVNVSVLLLSLASPDESSLKYEVEFLLQQQWYDPRLRYSNQSHYDFLNAIHHHEDIWLPDTYFIMHGDFKDPIIPMHFALRIYRNGTINYLMRRHLILSCQGRLNIFPFDDPLCSFALESISYEQSAITYVWKNDEDTLRKSPSLTTLNAYLIQNQTIPCPIKASWRADGISLYEDDEELTCNLCQRRFEEQGNYSCLKVDLIFTRDRAFYFTTVFIPGIILVTSSFITFWLEWNAVPARSMIGVTTMLNFFTTSNGFRSTLPVVSNLTAMNVWDGVCMCFIYASLLEFVCVNYVGRKRPLHNVVYRPGENPVTQRLPAVLSRIGIILASPLGDKKRESTGAADLVTCTACTGAPGSCTHTTNNGGVSEVRKKEPPHPIRVAKTIDVIARITFPTAYAVFLIFFFIHYKAFS
- the Phcl-1 gene encoding glycine receptor subunit alpha-4 isoform X7, which produces MGWSCVVARAVAFLLMLSRASALTSDIFAAGKSDKEILDNLLKNSRYDKRLLPPVDGVLTVNVSVLLLSLASPDESSLKYEVEFLLQQQWYDPRLRYSNQSHYDFLNAIHHHEDIWLPDTYFIMHGDFKDPIIPMHFALRIYRNGTINYLMRRHLILSCQGRLNIFPFDDPLCSFALESISYEQSAITYVWKNDEDTLRKSPSLTTLNAYLIQNQTIPCPIKASWRADGISLYEDDEELTCNLCQRRFEEQGNYSCLKVDLIFTRDRAFYFTTVFIPGIILVTSSFITFWLEWNAVPARSMIGNYSCLKVDLIFTRDRSFYFTTVFIPGIILVTSSFITFWLEWNAVPARVMIGVTTMLNFFTTSNGFRSTLPVVSNLTAMNVWDGVCMCFIYASLLEFVCVNYVGRKRPLHNVVYRPGENPVTQRLPAVLSRIGIILASPLEAMAFLNWAKSETPQPESSGAGDKKRESTGAADLVTCTACTGAPGSCTHTTNNGGVSEPCFVQVRKKEPPHPIRVAKTIDVIARITFPTAYAVFLIFFFIHYKAFS
- the Phcl-1 gene encoding glutamate-gated chloride channel isoform X10, which produces MGWSCVVARAVAFLLMLSRASALTSDIFAAGKSDKEILDNLLKNSRYDKRLLPPVDDPDFCCGLTSPNDTVDQNNIGLPSLRPRSHNRGVLTVNVSVLLLSLASPDESSLKYEVEFLLQQQWYDPRLRYSNQSHYDFLNAIHHHEDIWLPDTYFIMHGDFKDPIIPMHFALRIYRNGTINYLMRRHLILSCQGRLNIFPFDDPLCSFALESISYEQSAITYVWKNDEDTLRKSPSLTTLNAYLIQNQTIPCPIKASWRADGISLYEDDEELTCNLCQRRFEEQGNYSCLKVDLIFTRDRSFYFTTVFIPGIILVTSSFITFWLEWNAVPARVMIGVTTMLNFFTTSNGFRSTLPVVSNLTAMNVWDGVCMCFIYASLLEFVCVNYVGRKRPLHNVVYRPGENPVTQRLPAVLSRIGIILASPLEAMAFLNWAKSETPQPESSGAGDKKRESTGAADLVTCTACTGAPGSCTHTTNNGGVSEPCFVQVRKKEPPHPIRVAKTIDVIARITFPTAYAVFLIFFFIHYKAFS
- the Phcl-1 gene encoding glutamate-gated chloride channel isoform X16; amino-acid sequence: MGWSCVVARAVAFLLMLSRASALTSDIFAAGKSDKEILDNLLKNSRYDKRLLPPVDGVLTVNVSVLLLSLASPDESSLKYEVEFLLQQQWYDPRLRYSNQSHYDFLNAIHHHEDIWLPDTYFIMHGDFKDPIIPMHFALRIYRNGTINYLMRRHLILSCQGRLNIFPFDDPLCSFALESISYEQSAITYVWKNDEDTLRKSPSLTTLNAYLIQNQTIPCPIKASWRADGISLYEDDEELTCNLCQRRFEEQGNYSCLKVDLIFTRDRSFYFTTVFIPGIILVTSSFITFWLEWNAVPARVMIGVTTMLNFFTTSNGFRSTLPVVSNLTAMNVWDGVCMCFIYASLLEFVCVNYVGRKRPLHNVVYRPGENPVTQRLPAVLSRIGIILASPLEAMAFLNWAKSETPQPESSGAGDKKRESTGAADLVTCTACTGAPGSCTHTTNNGGVSEPCFVQVRKKEPPHPIRVAKTIDVIARITFPTAYAVFLIFFFIHYKAFS
- the Phcl-1 gene encoding glutamate-gated chloride channel isoform X17 — protein: MGWSCVVARAVAFLLMLSRASALTSDIFAAGKSDKEILDNLLKNSRYDKRLLPPVDGVLTVNVSVLLLSLASPDESSLKYEVEFLLQQQWYDPRLRYSNQSHYDFLNAIHHHEDIWLPDTYFIMHGDFKDPIIPMHFALRIYRNGTINYLMRRHLILSCQGRLNIFPFDDPLCSFALESISYEQSAITYVWKNDEDTLRKSPSLTTLNAYLIQNQTIPCPIKASWRADGISLYEDDEELTCNLCQRRFEEQGNYSCLKVDLIFTRDRAFYFTTVFIPGIILVTSSFITFWLEWNAVPARSMIGVTTMLNFFTTSNGFRSTLPVVSNLTAMNVWDGVCMCFIYASLLEFVCVNYVGRKRPLHNVVYRPGENPVTQRLPAVLSRIGIILASPLEAMAFLNWAKSETPQPESSGAGDKKRESTGAADLVTCTACTGAPGSCTHTTNNGGVSEPCFVQVRKKEPPHPIRVAKTIDVIARITFPTAYAVFLIFFFIHYKAFS
- the Phcl-1 gene encoding glutamate-gated chloride channel isoform X12, whose product is MGWSCVVARAVAFLLMLSRASALTSDIFAAGKSDKEILDNLLKNSRYDKRLLPPVDDPDFCCGLTSPNDTVDQNNIGLPSLRPRSHNRGVLTVNVSVLLLSLASPDESSLKYEVEFLLQQQWYDPRLRYSNQSHYDFLNAIHHHEDIWLPDTYFIMHGDFKDPIIPMHFALRIYRNGTINYLMRRHLILSCQGRLNIFPFDDPLCSFALESISYEQSAITYVWKNDEDTLRKSPSLTTLNAYLIQNQTIPCPIKASWRADGISLYEDDEELTCNLCQRRFEEQGNYSCLKVDLIFTRDRAFYFTTVFIPGIILVTSSFITFWLEWNAVPARSMIGVTTMLNFFTTSNGFRSTLPVVSNLTAMNVWDGVCMCFIYASLLEFVCVNYVGRKRPLHNVVYRPGENPVTQRLPAVLSRIGIILASPLGDKKRESTGAADLVTCTACTGAPGSCTHTTNNGGVSEPCFVQVRKKEPPHPIRVAKTIDVIARITFPTAYAVFLIFFFIHYKAFS